CACCAGCTATCTCACATCAAATGCCCTGGCAAGTAAGTGCCCCCTTAAAAGTGTTTCAAAATGACCGAATGATGTACAACATCTAATTTCCAGTGGCAGGTCATTCCAGAGGCGAGGTGCTGCAGTTGAAAAGACACAATCTCCTTTTGACTTTAAGCAGGATTTTGGGAcctttaacaaacattttttagaTGACCTCAATGGCCGTGCCGGAGAATAAAACTGGATCATGTCCGAAATGTATTTAGGAGCTAGATCATGCAAGGctttaaaaacaaagtaaaacctTAAATTGAACTCTAAAATTAACCGACAGCCAATGCAATGAAGCTAGGATTGGGTTAAACACTGACCTGTTTCTTGGTCCCAGTCAGCAATCTGATTGCTGCGTTTTGTAATACTTGAAGACGATTCAACAGAACAGTGGGAATCCCCAAATACAGCGAATTACAGTAATCCAAACTTGAcataataaaagcatttataaCGCGCTTTAAATGATCAAACGacagaattgtttttatttttgctataTTTCTTAACTGAAAATATCCCATCTTTACCAAAGACCACTCCCAAGTTTCTTACTTGCTTATGCAGATTTGTGACTAGACCGGTTAACACATGTGAAGACGGTATAATAGGGCCAAATATTAGGCATTCTGTTATAGCCTCATTTAACTGTAAAAAGTTCTGTGCCATCCATAACCTAATCTCATAGTAGTAAGTCATCACAATCACCTTTATTCAGTGGAAGATAGAGTTGTGCATCATCTACATAAAAGTGGGATACATTAGATTCTCTAACATTAATCTTAGTCttaatttactttcattttattaataaaatctgGAAAAGGGAATGGGAAGAGGACAAGAAAATGCAGGTTTAGTTTAATATAGATActggataataataatttctaagcTTGATAATGATTTATGATTACAATTAGACTGAATTGatttttttagcaattttagtACCGGTATAATATTAAACAGATACATTTATTAGGAGGACCAAACATCTTGTGCTgtctgaaaatgaaatatttcatgCATTATAATTAGGCTAGTACAACATTTGTTCATGATAAATGAAACGGAGAGGAAAATAAGTTCAAATTCATGAAACGTGTCTGTATAttttacgtttttatttattttatcacagGTGATCGCAGAAGATCACACATACAAATGTTCCTTCCTCCAATTTTGAGATATAGGATAACTTAGCAGTTTGTCCAACTTTAGAATATCCCAAAGGGTTTAGAATAAAAATAATCGGCTAGAATTGTGTATAAAGTACATTCAGAATGTTTGATCAATTCAACATCTTAAATGAGTCATAATAGAAAAACATTCACACATAATATCTGTGAACAGGATAAACAATCATCATCACTTTTTCTTAGAATCAAGTCCCATATGTCGTCTCATAAACATTTCACAGAAATAGAATAAAGTAAATGATCATATGAATCAGTAGAGTGGCTTCTAATGAAATCTAAATTGAAAACATTCATTGTGTCATTGCCATGCACCTTTGCAAGTAGCCAACGTTTTAACTCTACAGATGCTTGCATTTTACAGACATGAGGTTTTGTTCGAGGAGCTGGGATTATTTTGCTTAAGACGAAAAAAATGATATTAAGATATCATTGTCACAGAAATCGTTACATCTGGacgcttttttttatttttctgattttcagTAGATGATTTTAAGATCTCTTCGATGCCCGCTGATGAATCTGTTTTGTGGTTAATGACTCAAACCAAAGTTCATTGACTGTCGCCCACAGGCGGATTCCAGCGGCCTCTGCCGGTCAGAGCGGGTAGTGCGGCATGCTAATATGCTGGTGGAACGCGCCGTGGTGCGCGCCGTAAAGAATCTCCGTGGACGCGCCGCTCAAGCCCGTGCACAGCGGCTCATGGTTGCTCAGGACCGTGGACAGATATTTGGCCTCCTCCGTGAGTCTTTTCACCTCTTTTCTGAGCGCTGCGTTTTCCTTCTCCAAACTTTCACTTTCCTGCAgcacaacagaaaataaaatacatttaataagctCCTGAAATCAGATTTAATGTGATACTGTACTTTTTCTGAAGAACATGCAAGTACATTATACATTCTGCAGGACATGAATTTTGAGTTTTGTCCTCTAGATGTCCTTacagtcagaggtgggtagagtaccca
The genomic region above belongs to Carassius carassius chromosome 18, fCarCar2.1, whole genome shotgun sequence and contains:
- the LOC132091782 gene encoding basic leucine zipper transcriptional factor ATF-like, with amino-acid sequence MAQGSDNSDTSYTKSPSPGNKQGSTDDVRKVMRREKNRIAAQKSRMRQTQKADSLHLESESLEKENAALRKEVKRLTEEAKYLSTVLSNHEPLCTGLSGASTEILYGAHHGAFHQHISMPHYPL